A single region of the Vibrio cyclitrophicus genome encodes:
- a CDS encoding TAXI family TRAP transporter solute-binding subunit, with protein MAFTKLIKVGAIAAAVMGAGAVNAQEFITIGTGSVTGVYYPTGGAICKLVNKGRKDHNIRCSVESTGGSIYNVNTIRAGELDFGVVQSDWQYHGYNGTSKFKDQGEYKKLRAMFSLHTEPFNIIARTDAGINNVSDLAGKRVNIGNPGSGDRATMGVVMDAMGWTNDSFKLASELKGSERSQALCDNKIDAFIYMVGHPNGSIKEATTSCDAKLVSATGPQIDKIVAENPYYAYSTVPAGMYRGTDADVNSFGVAATMVTTSDVSEEVAYNVAKAVFENFATFKRLHPAFANLKKEDMVKAGISIPLHPGAAKYYKEVGLLK; from the coding sequence ATGGCATTTACCAAACTTATTAAAGTTGGTGCTATTGCAGCTGCTGTAATGGGCGCTGGCGCTGTTAACGCTCAAGAGTTCATCACGATTGGTACTGGTTCAGTTACGGGTGTTTACTACCCAACTGGTGGTGCGATTTGTAAGTTAGTGAACAAGGGCCGCAAAGACCACAACATTCGTTGTTCTGTAGAGTCTACTGGTGGTTCAATCTACAACGTTAATACCATCCGTGCTGGTGAACTAGATTTCGGTGTTGTTCAATCGGACTGGCAATACCACGGCTACAACGGTACAAGTAAGTTCAAAGATCAGGGCGAATACAAAAAACTTCGCGCGATGTTCTCTCTACATACAGAACCGTTCAACATCATCGCTCGTACCGATGCTGGCATCAACAATGTGTCTGACCTAGCTGGTAAGCGTGTAAACATTGGGAACCCAGGTTCTGGTGACCGTGCAACGATGGGTGTTGTAATGGACGCTATGGGCTGGACTAACGACAGCTTCAAGCTTGCTTCTGAACTTAAAGGCTCTGAGCGTTCACAAGCACTTTGTGATAACAAGATTGATGCATTCATCTACATGGTTGGTCACCCGAACGGATCAATCAAAGAAGCAACAACGTCTTGTGATGCAAAACTGGTTTCAGCAACAGGTCCACAGATCGACAAGATCGTAGCTGAAAACCCATACTACGCTTACAGCACAGTTCCTGCTGGCATGTACCGTGGTACAGACGCTGACGTAAACAGCTTCGGTGTTGCAGCAACTATGGTAACAACTTCAGACGTTTCTGAAGAAGTTGCATACAACGTTGCTAAAGCAGTATTTGAAAACTTCGCTACCTTCAAACGCCTACACCCAGCATTTGCTAACCTGAAAAAAGAAGACATGGTTAAAGCGGGTATCTCTATCCCTCTTCACCCAGGCGCAGCAAAATACTACAAAGAAGTAGGCCTTCTAAAGTAA
- the argR gene encoding transcriptional regulator ArgR has translation MRNTEKQDNLVRAFKALLKEERFGSQGEIVDALKHEGFESINQSKVSRMLTKFGAVRTRNAKMEMVYCLPAELGVPTVSSSLRELVLDIDHNNALVVIHTGPGAAQLIARLLDSLGKSEGILGVVAGDDTIFITPTLSVTTKQLFDSVCELFEYAG, from the coding sequence ATGCGCAATACAGAAAAGCAAGACAACTTAGTTCGTGCATTTAAAGCCTTACTAAAAGAAGAACGTTTTGGCTCACAAGGCGAAATTGTGGATGCCCTAAAACACGAAGGTTTTGAAAGCATCAACCAGTCTAAAGTCTCGCGTATGTTAACCAAGTTTGGTGCCGTTCGAACTCGTAACGCAAAAATGGAGATGGTTTACTGTCTTCCTGCTGAGCTTGGTGTTCCGACCGTTTCTAGCTCTTTACGAGAGTTGGTGCTAGACATTGACCACAACAATGCATTGGTGGTGATACACACAGGCCCTGGTGCTGCGCAACTGATTGCTCGTTTATTAGACTCACTAGGTAAGTCGGAAGGTATACTGGGCGTAGTCGCAGGTGATGACACTATCTTCATTACTCCAACCTTGTCAGTGACCACTAAGCAACTGTTTGATTCAGTGTGCGAACTGTTTGAATACGCTGGATAA
- the mdh gene encoding malate dehydrogenase, whose amino-acid sequence MKVAVIGAAGGIGQALALLLKNRLPAGSDLALYDIAPVTPGVAADLSHIPTPVSIKGYAGEDPTPALEGADVVLISAGVARKPGMDRADLFNVNAGIVKSLAEKIAVTCPTACVGIITNPVNTTVPIAAEVLKKAGVYDKRRLFGITTLDVIRSETFVAELKDKDPGDIRVPVIGGHSGVTILPLLSQVEGVEFTDEEIAALTTRIQNAGTEVVEAKAGGGSATLSMGQAACRFGLALVKALQGEENVIECAYVEGEGEHAPFFAQPVKLGKEGAEAILSYGELSDFERNALDSMLETLNGDIEIGVEFAK is encoded by the coding sequence ATGAAAGTAGCTGTTATTGGTGCCGCTGGTGGCATCGGTCAAGCCCTAGCCCTACTACTAAAGAACCGCCTACCTGCTGGTTCAGATCTTGCACTTTACGATATTGCACCGGTAACTCCGGGTGTTGCTGCCGATCTTAGCCATATCCCAACGCCTGTTTCTATCAAAGGTTACGCCGGTGAAGATCCAACTCCAGCACTAGAAGGTGCGGATGTTGTACTTATTTCTGCAGGTGTTGCTCGTAAGCCTGGTATGGATCGTGCGGATCTTTTCAATGTGAACGCTGGCATTGTTAAGTCTCTTGCAGAGAAAATCGCAGTTACTTGTCCTACTGCTTGTGTTGGTATTATCACTAACCCAGTAAACACAACAGTCCCAATTGCGGCTGAAGTATTGAAGAAAGCGGGTGTTTACGACAAGCGTCGTCTATTTGGTATTACGACTCTTGATGTGATTCGTTCTGAAACGTTCGTTGCTGAACTAAAAGACAAAGATCCAGGCGACATCCGTGTTCCTGTTATCGGTGGTCACTCAGGTGTAACTATTCTTCCTCTACTTTCTCAAGTTGAAGGCGTAGAGTTCACTGACGAAGAAATCGCAGCACTAACGACTCGTATCCAAAATGCAGGTACGGAAGTAGTAGAAGCTAAAGCGGGTGGCGGCAGTGCGACACTATCTATGGGTCAAGCGGCTTGTCGCTTCGGTCTTGCACTAGTGAAAGCTCTTCAAGGCGAAGAGAACGTGATTGAGTGTGCATACGTTGAAGGTGAAGGCGAGCACGCACCATTCTTCGCTCAACCAGTTAAGCTAGGTAAAGAGGGCGCAGAAGCGATCCTTAGCTATGGTGAACTGAGCGACTTTGAGCGTAACGCTTTAGATAGCATGCTTGAAACGCTAAATGGCGATATTGAGATTGGTGTTGAATTCGCTAAATAA
- the ispB gene encoding octaprenyl diphosphate synthase produces MDFKAIQTLTANDMAKVNETIQAQLNSDVSLINQLGFYIVSGGGKRLRPLLALLSARALGYQGEAHITSAAFIEFIHTATLLHDDVVDESDMRRGKATANAAFGNAASVLVGDFIYTRSFQMMTTLGSLRILELMSESVNVIAEGEVQQLMNCNNPDTTEESYMQVIYSKTARLFEAATQIGAILTESSPEIETAMQNYGKYLGTAFQLIDDVMDYTADGKEMGKNVGDDLAEGKPTLPLLYAMRNGSPDQASMIREAIEKANGMERLDDIMSVMKETGSLEYTTNKAYEEADKAIAELSILPDSEYKQALTTLAHLAVKRSK; encoded by the coding sequence ATGGATTTTAAAGCTATCCAAACGCTTACTGCCAATGATATGGCAAAAGTGAATGAAACAATTCAAGCCCAACTTAATTCTGACGTAAGTTTAATCAACCAGCTTGGTTTTTATATCGTTAGCGGCGGTGGCAAACGCCTACGTCCTTTGCTTGCTCTTTTATCTGCTCGCGCTCTTGGTTATCAAGGTGAAGCTCATATCACCTCAGCTGCCTTTATTGAGTTTATTCACACAGCAACTTTACTTCATGATGATGTCGTCGACGAATCGGACATGAGACGCGGCAAAGCAACAGCCAACGCAGCGTTTGGTAATGCAGCTAGCGTTTTGGTTGGTGATTTTATTTATACCCGCTCATTCCAAATGATGACGACGCTAGGATCTTTAAGGATCCTTGAGCTAATGAGCGAATCAGTAAACGTGATCGCCGAGGGTGAAGTTCAACAATTGATGAACTGTAATAACCCAGACACTACAGAAGAAAGCTACATGCAGGTGATCTATTCAAAGACCGCTCGTTTGTTTGAAGCCGCAACCCAAATCGGCGCGATTCTTACAGAGTCTTCACCTGAAATCGAAACGGCGATGCAAAACTACGGTAAATACCTAGGAACGGCATTCCAGCTTATTGATGATGTGATGGACTACACCGCTGATGGTAAAGAGATGGGTAAAAATGTTGGTGATGACCTAGCAGAAGGTAAACCGACGTTACCGTTGCTTTACGCAATGCGTAATGGCTCTCCAGACCAAGCGAGCATGATTCGTGAAGCGATCGAAAAAGCCAATGGTATGGAACGTCTCGACGACATTATGTCTGTAATGAAAGAGACAGGCTCGTTAGAGTACACGACCAATAAAGCCTATGAAGAAGCTGATAAAGCGATAGCTGAGCTTTCTATTCTTCCTGATTCAGAATATAAGCAGGCTTTAACTACGCTAGCTCACCTTGCAGTAAAACGTAGCAAGTAA
- the rplU gene encoding 50S ribosomal protein L21 produces the protein MYAVFQSGGKQHRVSEGQTLRLEKLDVETGATVEFDKVLLVANGEEIAVGAPLVEGGKVTAEVVQHGRGDKVKIVKFRRRKHSRKQAGHRQWFTEVKITGINA, from the coding sequence ATGTACGCTGTTTTCCAATCTGGTGGCAAACAACACCGAGTAAGCGAAGGTCAAACACTTCGTTTAGAGAAATTAGACGTTGAAACTGGTGCAACTGTTGAATTTGATAAAGTTCTTCTTGTTGCTAACGGCGAAGAAATCGCTGTTGGTGCACCTCTTGTAGAAGGTGGTAAGGTTACTGCGGAAGTAGTACAACACGGTCGTGGCGATAAAGTAAAAATCGTTAAGTTCCGTCGTCGTAAGCACTCACGTAAGCAAGCTGGTCACCGTCAGTGGTTCACAGAAGTGAAAATCACTGGCATTAACGCTTAA
- the rpmA gene encoding 50S ribosomal protein L27, translated as MAHKKAGGSTNNGRDSESKRLGVKRFGGESVLAGNIIVRQRGTKFHAGTNVGIGKDHTLFALTEGKVKFAVKGPKNRKFVSIEAE; from the coding sequence ATGGCACATAAAAAAGCTGGCGGTTCTACTAATAACGGCCGCGATTCAGAAAGCAAACGTCTTGGTGTTAAGCGTTTTGGTGGTGAATCTGTTCTTGCAGGTAACATCATCGTTCGTCAACGTGGTACTAAGTTCCACGCTGGCACAAACGTTGGCATCGGTAAAGACCATACTCTTTTCGCTCTTACTGAAGGTAAAGTGAAATTTGCAGTAAAAGGTCCTAAAAACCGCAAGTTTGTAAGCATCGAAGCTGAGTAA
- the cgtA gene encoding Obg family GTPase CgtA has translation MKFVDEASVKIEAGDGGNGTVSFWREKFVAKGGPDGGDGGDGGDVYIQADENLNTLIDYRFQRFYSAERGENGRGGNCTGKRGKDITLKVPVGTRAVDIHTNEIVAEVAEHGKKIMVGKGGWHGLGNTRFKSSVNRAPRQKTMGTKGEVRELRLELLLLADVGMLGLPNAGKSTFIRSVSAAKPKVADYPFTTLIPSLGVVSVVPEKSFVVADIPGLIEGAADGAGLGIRFLKHLERCRVLLHMIDILPIDGSDPIQNALTIIDELEQYSEKVAEKPRWLVFNKVDLMPEEEADEKIQEIVEALGWEGEYFKISAVNKIGTKDLCFKLGEFMENLPREVEAIEEEEKVNFMWDDYHKDAMAGKNVVTEDDDDWDDWDDEEDDGHVIYVRD, from the coding sequence ATGAAATTCGTTGATGAAGCATCAGTAAAAATAGAAGCCGGTGATGGCGGTAATGGTACAGTAAGCTTTTGGCGCGAAAAATTCGTCGCTAAAGGTGGTCCTGACGGCGGTGATGGCGGTGACGGCGGCGATGTTTACATCCAAGCGGATGAAAACTTAAATACGCTGATCGATTATCGTTTTCAACGTTTTTACAGCGCTGAACGTGGCGAGAATGGCCGCGGTGGTAACTGTACTGGTAAACGTGGTAAAGATATTACACTGAAAGTACCTGTAGGTACTCGTGCTGTGGATATCCACACCAACGAAATCGTTGCTGAAGTTGCTGAACACGGCAAGAAAATCATGGTTGGTAAAGGCGGTTGGCATGGTCTTGGTAACACGCGTTTTAAGTCGTCTGTTAACCGTGCTCCTCGTCAAAAGACAATGGGTACTAAAGGCGAAGTTCGCGAACTACGTTTAGAGCTTCTTCTATTGGCTGATGTTGGTATGCTTGGCTTACCAAATGCAGGTAAATCTACCTTTATTCGCTCAGTATCTGCTGCGAAACCAAAAGTCGCGGATTACCCATTTACTACATTGATCCCAAGCTTGGGTGTAGTGAGCGTGGTTCCTGAGAAGAGCTTCGTTGTTGCTGACATTCCTGGTCTAATCGAAGGCGCAGCTGATGGCGCAGGCCTCGGCATTCGTTTCTTGAAGCACCTTGAGCGTTGTCGTGTTCTTCTTCACATGATCGATATTTTACCGATTGATGGTTCTGATCCTATTCAGAACGCATTGACGATCATTGACGAGCTAGAGCAATACAGCGAAAAAGTGGCGGAGAAACCTCGCTGGTTAGTATTCAACAAAGTTGATCTAATGCCTGAAGAAGAAGCGGACGAAAAGATTCAAGAAATTGTCGAAGCTTTAGGTTGGGAAGGCGAGTACTTCAAGATCTCTGCTGTAAACAAGATCGGTACGAAAGATCTTTGCTTCAAACTAGGTGAGTTCATGGAGAACCTACCTCGTGAAGTTGAAGCTATTGAAGAAGAAGAAAAAGTTAACTTTATGTGGGATGACTACCATAAAGATGCGATGGCCGGTAAGAATGTCGTTACTGAAGATGACGACGATTGGGATGACTGGGATGACGAAGAAGATGACGGTCATGTTATCTATGTTCGTGACTAA
- a CDS encoding threonine/serine exporter family protein, with protein MASEQRAISRLVAQSGQMLLAHGAESTLVGDIMRRIGIACGVNEVEVALSANALVVTTVMDDHCITTTRSCADRGINMQVITDIQRICIMMEKGILDYDLANKKIQNISPERYNRWLVVVMIGLSCASFSHLAGGDWQVFMMTFIASACGMIVRQEIGHRHFNPLLNFAITAFVTTTISAQAVLYNIGGQPTIVMASSVLMLVPGFPLINSVADMLKGHINMGLARFTMASLLTLATSLGIVAAMSLSDVWGWAS; from the coding sequence ATGGCATCAGAACAAAGAGCGATCTCAAGGTTAGTCGCTCAATCAGGACAAATGTTATTGGCACACGGCGCTGAGAGCACATTAGTCGGCGATATTATGCGCCGCATCGGTATTGCTTGTGGGGTGAATGAGGTTGAAGTTGCACTGTCAGCCAATGCGTTGGTCGTGACAACAGTAATGGATGATCACTGTATAACGACTACTCGAAGCTGTGCTGATCGTGGCATTAATATGCAGGTTATCACCGATATTCAACGTATTTGCATCATGATGGAGAAGGGAATTCTTGATTATGATTTGGCGAATAAAAAGATTCAAAACATCAGCCCCGAGCGCTACAACCGTTGGTTAGTGGTTGTGATGATAGGGTTATCATGCGCCTCTTTTAGTCATCTAGCCGGTGGGGATTGGCAAGTCTTCATGATGACCTTTATCGCTTCAGCTTGCGGTATGATCGTCAGGCAAGAGATTGGTCATCGCCATTTCAATCCGCTATTAAACTTTGCTATCACAGCATTCGTTACTACGACCATTTCAGCGCAAGCGGTTCTTTATAACATCGGTGGTCAACCCACTATCGTGATGGCTTCTTCTGTGCTGATGCTTGTACCCGGTTTCCCTCTGATTAACTCTGTCGCTGATATGCTCAAGGGTCACATCAATATGGGTTTGGCGCGCTTTACTATGGCCAGTTTATTAACTTTAGCGACGAGCTTGGGCATTGTCGCGGCGATGAGTTTATCGGATGTTTGGGGGTGGGCGAGCTAA
- a CDS encoding threonine/serine exporter family protein: protein MSIFELFLGLLNDMFFAAIPAVGFALVFNVPQRALIYCALGGSIGHGSRYLMMHFGIPIEWATFFAATVVGMIGVHWSHKLLAHPKVFTVAALIPMIPGVFAFKAMIAMVEINRAGYTPELLAMLMENFLKSMFIIAGLAVGLAVPGLLFYRRRPIV from the coding sequence ATGAGTATTTTTGAACTGTTTTTAGGTTTACTCAACGATATGTTTTTCGCAGCGATTCCTGCGGTTGGGTTTGCATTGGTATTTAACGTTCCGCAACGCGCTTTAATTTATTGTGCACTAGGTGGTTCTATCGGTCATGGTAGCCGTTATCTGATGATGCACTTTGGTATTCCAATCGAATGGGCAACATTCTTCGCCGCGACTGTTGTTGGCATGATAGGGGTTCATTGGTCGCATAAACTGTTAGCGCATCCAAAGGTTTTTACGGTTGCAGCCCTAATTCCTATGATTCCTGGTGTATTTGCCTTTAAGGCGATGATTGCCATGGTGGAGATTAACAGGGCCGGCTACACACCAGAATTGCTGGCAATGTTGATGGAGAACTTTTTAAAATCGATGTTCATTATCGCAGGTCTTGCGGTTGGCTTAGCTGTGCCTGGGCTGTTATTCTATCGCCGTAGACCTATCGTCTAG
- the folA gene encoding type 3 dihydrofolate reductase yields MIISMIAAMADNRVIGKDNQMPWYLPADFAWFKRSTMGKPVVMGRKTYDSIGRPLPGRLNVVISRDESLKIEGVTTVTSIENALELVSDVEEVMIIGGGSIYESCLPKADKLYLTYIDFDVDGDTQFPDWGEGWKQSFSDTYQADEKNKYNMEFVILER; encoded by the coding sequence ATGATCATCAGTATGATAGCGGCAATGGCAGACAATCGTGTAATCGGTAAAGACAATCAGATGCCTTGGTATTTACCTGCGGATTTTGCATGGTTTAAACGCTCGACGATGGGTAAACCTGTCGTGATGGGACGTAAGACCTACGACTCAATTGGTCGCCCTTTACCGGGTCGGCTAAATGTCGTAATCAGCCGTGATGAGAGTTTAAAGATTGAAGGTGTAACGACGGTTACTTCTATTGAAAATGCTCTGGAGCTCGTTAGTGATGTTGAAGAGGTGATGATTATCGGTGGCGGTTCAATCTATGAAAGCTGTCTCCCTAAAGCAGATAAGCTGTACCTGACTTATATCGATTTTGACGTTGATGGTGATACTCAATTCCCAGATTGGGGAGAAGGTTGGAAGCAGAGCTTTAGCGATACGTATCAAGCGGATGAGAAAAACAAATACAATATGGAGTTCGTGATTCTCGAGCGCTAA
- a CDS encoding symmetrical bis(5'-nucleosyl)-tetraphosphatase: MSNYIVGDIQGCFDELQLLLETISFDKHKDTLWVAGDLVARGPKSLETLRFIRNLGGAAKVVLGNHDLHLLAVSLGLFSAKPKDKTQTILDAEDRETLLEWLRQQPLIQEHSEFVMSHAGISPQWDLERARIESREIADLLKSEQWQWLIENMYSNTPDLWHQDLEGIERYRYAINSLTRMRFCFTDGRLDMACKLPPNEITIEPLVPWFDLTQRIELDKTVLFGHWAALEGYSGKDVIGLDTGCVWGGQLTALRWEDKKFFTQDAL, encoded by the coding sequence TTGTCGAATTACATTGTCGGAGACATTCAAGGGTGCTTCGACGAACTTCAGTTGCTGCTTGAAACTATCAGTTTTGATAAACACAAAGATACTTTATGGGTCGCTGGTGATTTAGTCGCTCGAGGTCCTAAATCATTGGAGACACTACGCTTTATTCGCAACCTTGGTGGCGCAGCTAAGGTTGTATTAGGCAACCATGACTTGCATCTCCTTGCGGTATCCTTAGGCCTCTTTTCAGCCAAACCAAAAGATAAAACTCAAACTATCCTTGATGCAGAAGATAGGGAGACGTTACTTGAGTGGCTAAGGCAACAACCTTTAATTCAGGAACATTCAGAGTTCGTAATGTCTCATGCAGGTATCTCACCGCAATGGGATCTAGAACGAGCACGTATCGAAAGCCGAGAAATAGCTGACTTATTAAAATCAGAACAATGGCAATGGCTTATCGAGAATATGTACAGCAATACGCCTGATTTATGGCATCAAGATTTAGAAGGCATTGAGCGCTATCGCTATGCGATCAACAGTCTGACTAGAATGCGATTTTGCTTTACTGATGGTCGACTTGATATGGCCTGTAAACTTCCACCAAACGAAATTACCATTGAGCCTTTGGTACCTTGGTTTGACCTTACACAACGTATAGAACTGGATAAGACGGTTTTATTTGGACACTGGGCTGCATTAGAAGGCTACTCAGGGAAAGATGTGATTGGTTTAGACACAGGGTGTGTTTGGGGAGGACAATTGACGGCACTTCGCTGGGAAGATAAAAAGTTTTTCACTCAAGATGCGCTTTAG
- the apaG gene encoding Co2+/Mg2+ efflux protein ApaG, with the protein MDISTPCIKCQVHSKYIEEQSEPTKNRYVFAYIITIKNLSKTTVQLMSRRWLITDSNGKQLTIEGEGVVGQQPVIEANDEYTYTSGTVIETPVGVMQGHYVMTDHKGIDFITEVDPFRLAIPNILN; encoded by the coding sequence ATGGATATATCTACGCCCTGTATCAAATGCCAGGTTCACTCTAAGTACATAGAAGAACAATCTGAGCCAACGAAGAATCGTTACGTCTTCGCTTACATCATTACCATCAAAAACCTCAGTAAAACAACGGTACAACTTATGTCACGTCGCTGGCTAATTACTGACTCCAACGGCAAACAACTCACTATTGAAGGTGAAGGTGTGGTTGGGCAGCAACCTGTAATTGAAGCCAACGACGAATACACCTATACAAGCGGTACTGTCATCGAGACCCCAGTGGGTGTCATGCAGGGTCACTATGTGATGACCGATCACAAAGGCATCGATTTCATAACTGAAGTCGACCCGTTCAGGCTCGCCATCCCTAACATTCTTAATTAG
- the rsmA gene encoding 16S rRNA (adenine(1518)-N(6)/adenine(1519)-N(6))-dimethyltransferase RsmA, which translates to MRNDVHLGHKARKRFGQNFLNDPYIIDGIVSSINPLPGQNLVEIGPGLGAITEPVGKLVDKFTVIELDRDLAERLRNHPDLAEKLTIYEGDAMKFDFEQLVKPNNKLRIFGNLPYNISTPLMFHLFEFHKDVQDMHFMLQKEVVNRLAAGPGTKAYGRLTVMAQYYCKVTPVLEVPPTAFVPPPKVDSAVVRLQPYEVLPYPAKDLKWLDRVCREGFNQRRKTVRNCYKSLIDKEVLEELGINPGMRPENLTLEQFVDMANWLYDSHNADK; encoded by the coding sequence ATGAGAAATGATGTCCACTTAGGGCACAAAGCGCGTAAACGTTTTGGTCAAAACTTCCTTAACGATCCATACATTATTGATGGCATCGTATCGAGCATTAACCCACTACCAGGTCAAAACCTAGTAGAAATCGGTCCAGGTCTTGGTGCAATTACTGAGCCTGTGGGTAAGCTTGTCGATAAATTTACTGTTATCGAATTGGATAGAGACCTTGCAGAACGTTTGCGTAATCACCCAGATCTTGCTGAGAAGTTAACGATCTATGAAGGTGATGCCATGAAGTTCGATTTCGAACAACTTGTAAAGCCTAACAACAAGCTGCGTATCTTCGGTAACTTGCCATATAACATCTCTACACCATTGATGTTCCACCTTTTTGAATTCCATAAAGATGTGCAAGACATGCACTTTATGCTTCAAAAAGAAGTGGTGAACCGCCTAGCAGCAGGCCCGGGTACTAAAGCTTATGGTCGTCTAACGGTAATGGCTCAATATTACTGTAAAGTAACGCCAGTGCTAGAAGTGCCACCAACGGCCTTCGTTCCGCCACCGAAAGTAGATTCAGCCGTTGTACGCCTACAGCCATACGAAGTGCTACCTTACCCGGCAAAAGATCTGAAATGGCTTGATCGCGTATGTCGAGAAGGCTTTAACCAGCGTCGTAAAACAGTTCGTAACTGCTACAAGAGCTTGATCGATAAGGAAGTGCTTGAAGAGCTAGGTATCAACCCTGGCATGCGCCCTGAGAACTTAACGCTCGAGCAGTTTGTCGACATGGCAAACTGGTTGTACGACAGTCACAACGCTGACAAATAA
- the pdxA gene encoding 4-hydroxythreonine-4-phosphate dehydrogenase PdxA: MTTTKRIVITAGEPAGIGPDLTLALSQESWPHQLVVCADKTLLSERAKLLGIDVDLLDYDANAAKQPQRAGTLVVKHVPLAETAVAGQLNEANGHYVLNTLETAAIGCMNNEFDAIVTGPVHKGVINRAGVAFSGHTEFFAEKSNTPLVVMMLATEGLRVALVTTHIPLAYVSQAVTEDRLEQIIAILNKDLVEKFAIEKPTIYVCGLNPHAGEDGCLGREEIETITPTLEKIRQKDGINLVGPLPADTIFNEKYLQDADAVLGMYHDQVLPVLKYKGFGRSVNITLGLPFIRTSVDHGTALDLAGKGQADTGSFRTALTHAIELVEKKQ, from the coding sequence ATGACAACAACTAAACGTATTGTCATAACCGCAGGTGAACCCGCAGGGATAGGTCCAGATTTGACTCTGGCTCTATCTCAAGAAAGCTGGCCTCACCAACTCGTGGTTTGTGCAGATAAAACACTGCTATCTGAGCGAGCTAAGCTCCTTGGCATCGACGTCGATCTGCTAGATTATGACGCAAACGCAGCTAAGCAACCTCAACGCGCAGGTACGTTGGTAGTGAAACACGTCCCACTCGCTGAAACAGCAGTTGCAGGTCAACTCAACGAGGCTAACGGTCATTACGTATTAAATACTTTAGAAACCGCAGCAATTGGCTGTATGAATAATGAATTTGATGCTATTGTCACCGGCCCTGTTCATAAGGGTGTAATTAACCGAGCTGGTGTTGCTTTTAGCGGCCATACCGAGTTTTTTGCAGAGAAGTCCAATACACCACTGGTAGTGATGATGTTGGCAACTGAAGGGTTGCGTGTTGCGCTAGTAACAACGCACATCCCACTAGCTTATGTATCTCAAGCAGTGACCGAAGACAGGTTAGAGCAAATTATTGCTATTCTGAATAAAGATTTAGTTGAAAAATTTGCTATTGAGAAACCAACTATCTACGTGTGTGGCTTGAATCCACATGCTGGTGAAGATGGTTGCTTAGGGCGTGAAGAAATTGAAACCATCACCCCGACGCTAGAAAAAATTCGCCAAAAAGATGGCATCAATTTAGTTGGCCCATTGCCAGCAGATACCATCTTTAATGAAAAATATTTGCAAGATGCAGATGCTGTTTTAGGTATGTATCACGACCAAGTACTCCCGGTATTGAAATACAAAGGGTTTGGTCGCTCAGTGAACATCACGCTTGGCTTACCGTTTATTCGCACATCAGTCGACCACGGTACCGCCTTAGACTTGGCAGGGAAAGGCCAAGCCGATACAGGGAGCTTTAGAACAGCGCTCACGCACGCCATTGAATTAGTAGAGAAAAAGCAATGA